A DNA window from Pseudomonas resinovorans NBRC 106553 contains the following coding sequences:
- a CDS encoding nitronate monooxygenase family protein, which yields MAISLDTRLTRLLGCRYPIIQTAMGWVADPRLVAATGNAGGFGFLAGATIEPAQMEAAILETRRLTDQPFGVNFHMYQANAGEIVELVLKHKVRAVSYSRSPGKAMIARLKDAGVICLPTVGALKHAQKAVEMGADAVTVQGGEGGGHTGAVPTAILLGQVVDALDVPVVAAGGFKDGRGLLAALALGAEGIAMGTRFLMSADSPVPPATLERYLKVRDPAAIIISRAIDGMPQRMIRNELLDRLERSGGLKRLLLALRSSLAYRRHSGASLTQLLGSALKLRGNDGLSAAQTLMAANAPMVIQKAMVDGLPAEGVLPAGQVAASIDSLPGCAELIESIVQQAEQVLAALCRRTEPS from the coding sequence ATGGCGATCTCCCTCGACACCCGCCTGACCCGCCTGCTGGGCTGCCGCTACCCGATCATCCAGACCGCCATGGGCTGGGTCGCCGATCCCAGGCTGGTGGCGGCCACCGGCAACGCCGGCGGCTTCGGTTTTCTCGCCGGCGCCACCATCGAGCCGGCGCAGATGGAGGCCGCCATCCTCGAAACCAGGCGGCTGACCGACCAGCCCTTCGGCGTGAACTTCCACATGTACCAGGCCAATGCCGGCGAGATCGTCGAGCTGGTGCTCAAGCACAAGGTGCGCGCGGTGAGCTACAGCCGCTCGCCGGGCAAGGCCATGATCGCCAGGCTCAAGGATGCCGGCGTGATCTGCCTGCCCACCGTGGGCGCCCTCAAGCACGCGCAGAAGGCCGTGGAAATGGGCGCGGATGCGGTGACCGTGCAAGGCGGGGAGGGCGGTGGCCATACCGGTGCGGTGCCCACCGCGATCCTGCTCGGCCAGGTGGTGGACGCCCTCGACGTGCCGGTGGTGGCCGCCGGCGGCTTCAAGGACGGACGCGGCCTGCTCGCCGCCCTGGCCCTGGGCGCCGAGGGCATCGCCATGGGCACGCGATTCCTGATGAGCGCCGACAGCCCGGTGCCCCCGGCCACCCTGGAGCGCTACCTGAAGGTTCGCGACCCGGCGGCGATCATCATCAGCCGCGCCATCGACGGCATGCCGCAACGGATGATCCGCAACGAACTGCTCGACCGCCTGGAGCGTTCCGGCGGCCTCAAGCGCCTGCTGCTGGCCCTGCGCAGTTCCCTGGCCTACCGCCGCCACAGCGGCGCCAGCCTCACTCAACTGCTGGGCAGCGCGCTGAAGCTGCGCGGCAACGACGGCCTCTCCGCCGCCCAGACCCTCATGGCCGCCAACGCGCCCATGGTGATCCAGAAGGCCATGGTCGACGGCCTGCCCGCCGAGGGCGTGCTGCCCGCCGGCCAGGTCGCCGCCAGCATCGACAGCCTGCCGGGCTGCGCCGAACTCATCGAATCCATCGTGCAGCAGGCCGAGCAGGTGCTCGCCGCGCTGTGCCGCCGAACGGAGCCCTCGTAG
- a CDS encoding enoyl-CoA hydratase, producing MNPQQPDDEVVRYEVQGPVALVTMQRPEYHNAQNSRMTYALDAAFRRACDDDEVKVIVLRGAGRHFSAGHDIGTPERDIHQSFDRASLWYDHVNKPGGEFLYAREQEVYLGMCRRWRDIPKPTIAMVQGACIAGGLMLAWVCDLIVASDDAYFADPVVRMGIPGVEYFAHVHELNPRIAKEFLFLGERMGAERAYQMGMVNKVVPRDVLEDVTLDMARRVAQMPRLGLQLTKQAVNNAEDLMGKRATMDMVFGLHHFAHAHNELVSGDRLGGYDARGMADSQRRTEA from the coding sequence ATGAACCCCCAACAGCCCGACGACGAGGTGGTGCGCTACGAGGTGCAGGGCCCGGTGGCCCTGGTCACCATGCAGCGCCCCGAGTACCACAACGCGCAGAACTCGCGCATGACCTACGCCCTGGACGCCGCCTTCCGCCGTGCCTGCGACGACGACGAGGTCAAGGTCATCGTCCTGCGCGGTGCCGGCAGGCACTTCTCCGCCGGCCATGACATCGGCACCCCGGAGCGCGACATCCACCAGAGCTTCGACCGCGCCAGCCTCTGGTACGACCACGTCAACAAGCCCGGTGGCGAATTCCTCTATGCCCGCGAGCAGGAGGTCTACCTCGGCATGTGCCGGCGCTGGCGCGACATCCCCAAGCCGACCATCGCCATGGTCCAGGGCGCCTGCATCGCGGGCGGCCTGATGCTGGCCTGGGTCTGCGACCTGATCGTCGCCTCGGACGACGCCTACTTCGCCGACCCGGTGGTGCGCATGGGCATCCCCGGCGTCGAGTACTTCGCCCATGTGCACGAGCTCAACCCGCGCATCGCCAAGGAGTTTCTCTTCCTCGGCGAGCGCATGGGCGCCGAGCGCGCCTATCAGATGGGCATGGTCAACAAGGTGGTGCCCCGCGACGTGCTGGAGGACGTGACCCTGGACATGGCCCGGCGCGTGGCGCAGATGCCGCGCCTGGGGCTGCAGCTGACCAAGCAGGCGGTGAACAACGCCGAGGACCTGATGGGCAAGCGCGCCACCATGGACATGGTGTTCGGCCTGCACCACTTCGCCCATGCCCACAACGAACTGGTCAGCGGCGACCGCCTGGGTGGCTACGACGCCCGGGGCATGGCCGACTCCCAGCGCAGGACGGAGGCGTGA